The segment AACAACTACAAGTATTCTTCTTTTCCCCaatatacagtttttttataatttactatcataatataaaaaaatgtgatgtaAGTGGAATATACCGCACTATACgagagtcagaataattcctaACATTGTGTTATACAGGAACTAGGGATGggttttgagtatttttttgggTGAACGTCTAATAGAGGGTAATGAATCTTTGAACCTGAGTAAACCCAGGTAATAATTCGAGTACTTAAAAGAGTATCATTGATACTCGAGTATTTTTATTACCCGCGGTTAATCAATGAGAAAGCATAATTTCACTTAtcttgttgtatattttatagcaatttAATCATGTAGTATTCTTCTCCATCCCCACTTGGGCTACCAAATTAAGAGAGTGGGCAGAGTATGTACTGACATGCTTGATGTTGCTATTTTTAACAGCCCAAATCATAATATGATGTAGATTGTCGGTTGTAATAGCAAcaactttttccttttcaaacatAAACGCCGAGTACCCCTTTTTAGGGGTAAAGTGCggttatatttttcattcatgcTCCGGGTAAGATACGAGTCCACGAGTAAGAGTATTACCTCCTACATTTATTGTATTGtgcatataaaaatcaaattgacaccaaagataggcgaggattcttcttttattatattaataccacgacttatttaataatgaacaaaagagaagaaagagtACACTCAtgaaccatttttccttttctaatccctatactttgttttttctttacacaaccCTCCTCTTTATTCATATCTTTTAAATGAgacattttcaaatacaaaGGCACCACAATGTTTAGACccctaaattaaatataaagaatttaatGAAAAGTGCTTTTCTGTTTTTTGTCAACCTAGGTTCAACTTTtcttaattatcaataaaaaacttcattattattattttttaaatcatggaatAGTAAAGTTAATGCAATTAACAAatcttatatacaaaatttaaaatatcaccTGGTAAACCTGGAGTCCTCGTATTCCTAAGTTTATAAAACACGAAggctattttataatgataaaatttatttcctcttCCTGTGGTGGGGGATTTAGATCAAACGAAAATGATTTGCTTTTAATGTAACTCATTGTCTCTCATACAATATATTTGACACTCCTCTCCTTATCCCTTCAGAATTCTTACTTTTTGCATACTTTTCGTTAGAgatgtattttttgatagagCGTGAGGAAAAGTACATAGGGTACCACCTTTATGATTTTCGagggataaaataaataaatgctataaagaggagatccttcaacatttaaaacaacatttgtaaagggaaaatattataattatagttaaatttcaatatgtttttatattaccaCTACTTGATAACAGAAGTTTAAAGGaaagttttctaattttaatggAATTTATTCTACTACGTTGTTATAAATATAGGGTTTTTTAGTTCGatcattaatcattttcttaatCGGTAATCCATATCAAGGAACACAATTTCCGGAGTTATGTTATAATGTTATGATATTGTAATGTTATGGGTATATCACGAgggatatattcaataaaagtataCACTTTTTATCCAACAAGAAAGGTTTTTAAAGAAACGTTGAGTTAAACCCGCTAAAACAATCCTttgtttatccttttttataacaattttatgACAATGGTCTATGTTATTCCAAAAGagggatttgtgtaaagaaaaaattaagtatagcgattagaaaagtaaaaacggTTGATGAGtgtactttttcttcttttttgtaatcAGTCGTAGTGTGGTAACATCTTTCtctaaaataagaattatcgtctatttttagtttaaattgatttaaaaatgcatactacaataaatatatatgaatttaaatattattgtactATTTTCTCAACACCAatgctattttatatataaaaggttctcctctttataacagtaattatGTTATCCctacaaaatcataaaacagacagctgatattaagaaaggttttaatttatgtgtaccatatgtctcttCCCCTCCTTTTCCTggcgctcttacaaaaaaatcatctataGTTATTCCTTCTTAACATTTCGACCCCTTCAGTGAGACCGATCAATATAATCTAGCGTCCGcatattatacaaaatgtattattatgaatttgaaaaagaagttatgtcataaacttcaaataacagaACAACATATaagcatgaaaaaaattgtatagatTGTAAATtgtctatcttttattttcgtCAAGAAATTTCCAAAtctaaatttgcaaaaatctgTTTTACactcattttgaaaaaacaaaaaagtaggTAATAGAATTTATTTGCATAGTAAAGAGGAACACAGACCTATCAGACatgcaaaaccaaaaaagttatagaaaataatgttgtgAAAAAAATAGCTTTCGATAACTGGCTCGTTTTTCCAAATATTGCCAAAATCATGTAATAAAATGATccagagattaaaaaaaaactagataataatgttgagttttaaaatttcatatattaaatcgttttgtagattaaaatttgaaacttgacgtttgatgaaaaatagggaaaaaagATTTAGAAAATGTTAGATGTATCAGgtaaatttaaatgcaaaataatctccaaataaatttctaacaacttttttttatctacaaatccaatattttatgcatgtgaaaaaaaaacgaaagtaaaattttgagcaatttcttattttgcccaaacttttttgattttcaattaatttagaaaacttttttgttcgtacagctttttttttgtgacgccagtcacttttcgatttataactcaaccccgtatctagtctccttgtggtaactttttttgtgtgtgtgttttggTTTTAGAATAATCCCCTCCCCAAAAAATGGTATTCCCGTCTTAACTTGACTAGGTTAAAAAATCACTTACTCAAAGTTTCAACTTCCTAGGTACCCATAAAAGATACATACACACATTGaactatttacatatatgtacataatatggaCATTATGTGACAAATGtgatttaattttactattccacttataaaattattaaataagtagcttcctaaaagacaaaaattatgaataaaagtgTATTTGAATGCAAAGTTTTGGTAAGATTTATTAAACAATGATGCATAGCTTTGGGTCACAGATATCAAAAGTACTATTTTGAATCTTGCAATATCCATTTTTGCAAAACAAGGAAAATTTGTCATCTTGAATGATCcaaatgaataatgaaataaatattatattaatattgaaatccattgatttgatattaaaaatttggacTCACctttcagagtagaatttagaCCATGGAAAAGACAGTTCAAGTCACATTTAGGAACAACTGGATGATTCTTAACGTGAGAACATGAATCATCCAACtggaaatatctttttatttctaatttttcgaTTGAATATGCCATATTACCTTTAATTCATCTCGTAAAGTATTTGCTATTTTGGGTATACTCCCAAAAGCGGTGTCCTTATTTGAATTATCACAACCATTTTCCCAATTAATTCCAACCAAGGTCCACTTTCCATTATGAAGTGTAACCAGGGGATGGCCCTTGCTTTTGTAACAGGTGGAAGTTCTAGCgcaaatattatttgtactCCTATCGCATTTTGGATCATTATTAGAAATTATAGTGACGTAGTCCTTGTAGAGGATTTGGTTCTCAAAAATATGAGATACTAATTAACAGaagtttaacaaaaattatgttaggAAATTAGAGTGGTGTTTTTGATATTACCAATTCCCTTCTTCCCGATAAAAGATTGAACTGGATCAGAAGGTAAGCATGCAGACATTACGTTTTCGTTCAAATTTAGATTTTCGCTGAGTTTAATAACATTTGCTCCTATCTCTTTCATCACAACAGTTCCTACTACGTTTTGCAAGAATTTCATATCTTTATACTCTGCATAAACCTAGGTAAAGAGACAAAGATcttgaaaataaagataattatagaTACATAAAGAACGAATTTATTCACCTGGACTTCATCACTTATCCAGAAACAAAGTGAGTCAGTTAGAACATATCCCTCACTTATTATAACTCCAGAACATTCAATctgttttgcttctttttttattgtgacatgCCAAGGAATGCTTTCATGAGGAAAAACAGGTTTTGTTTCTGAGCTAGTGTCTCCAATCATTGGGATTTTAGGATTTGGAAGACCACAGTCTAATAAATGATAGGATTAATATGTggcaatataaaattaactaaaaagaaatattataccGCAAGTACTAAGTGTTTGACGAAACAAAACAGTCaatatcaatacaaaagcaaCAAACATGATGCTACAAATAATGCCCGAAGCTCtatgaacttttatttatatacgataattaaaaaaataatttgagactCCATTTGAAGGATTAATGGACTTTAAAGGTATAATGAGAATTAAAGAGAagttataatgtttcatttttatatgatttacaaatCAGGGATAGAGTTAAGATCATTAGTGATCTTAACTTTAATTAActtatcttgattttttattttaaacaatgagaATTTTGAGTATTCTCATCTTCAAATGTTGGCACAGAAATGATTGTGAGATCTGTGTTAATCTTCATTATTTCCCAATCCGATTGATCCTAATAATACGAATACTCCCAACATAGAAATTACTTGAAAgttatgtatttgaaagggttatttatttattttattgctcgtaaaaaaactaaagatgATGCAATAAAAacctaattaaattaattaagatctcaaatgactttaatatatatatgtaagtttaaagcaataaataatgttttacgAATGTACTTAAACTATagtgaatttatatattattactaacaTAGGGTTACCCTGCGTTGCTGGTTTTATAGGCAAGGGAGGACAAGACAAGAGGGAGACATatagtactactgaattaagaccattgttattATCAACTgacttttatatgattttggggggaGAAAATAAAACACTGCTAaaccttctaaatttaaaataatattagtgtagaaaaaatataataattatatttaaatataaatttattttattatgcatttttaaatcaatttatacctaaagattttaaataatcaatttataccCAAAGAAAGgtgataattattcttttacaGAAAGATGTTACAGGGGCgtaccatattatttttttaggggggtttGGTTGGTTGGTTTTTACCacaacacattttttataatttttttatttgacttcaacgtccttcattttataaatctaaaaaaaaaattcttaattacccttttttttaataaaatccttatatttattgttttggagggaagataattttttcccggatattttttaaaatttgtgccTTTCGGGAGGAGGGGGCTTCAGTCCCGCATCCTGCAGACGCGCCTGCGTTAGCCTTGCCTTCAACTCGCACTTTACCAAAGTCTAATTCGTACTTGACTATTGATTGAATTCCAGTGACAAAGTATCAAATAACCAGAGGgggaaaaaaggtattttttgcaAGTCCAAGTCGAATCTAAAGTCTTTACTCACATGTcctggaatatttttattaagttctcaaattttaattgtatttattttcaagtccataattttaaggcttttcttgaattaagtataaattaataataatcaaaaaataatttttctttctttcatttaaaaaatttatgttgtaattatttgtgcaattatatttaaactatccattctcaaaataatttcaaaataaatttttaaataacgtatttttatgaaaaatactttctttttattatatactttttgacaATAACTGCTgtcttttattcataaattttctgATATTACATTAAAGTTGACGACtgactttccattttttttttatatttctttaattagttagatggagttgcactgattaaggataaataaatcttatagtattacatttaccccctctaaactaggaatctttttgtgaaatcaATTTACATATAGTAaattctttctctaggaatcacttgGGTGGGAACGTAACcacattgaattcaaaagaataacttctcccgagcacggtgtccatgagctacggcgattctattattttttccccttcaactTGCAATTTCATGAGAGATGGAGGGGGAAGGTCACACTTGTAATAAATGATAACTAAGTACGGAAATCGAATATCAAACtgggtatattttatattgacaccAGTAATAGGGCTGATAAAAACTTGGTAATCTAAGGAATAAATTTTCATTCCTCAGCTGTTGCCATTATTAGTTAATTCTTGAGTACTGAACTTCCTTGCCTACTaaattcagttatattcaaaagctgattgaacattcctatgtacttaaaaaagacagagagtaactttgatgatttgttttggagttataattgcaagtccttgttggacccaGAGatgaattgaggatcaacatcggagtaataattgacaatgtccttgtttatttccttctccccctcctccctccTCACAACTGATTGCAACTTATCTAATTAAACATAATGGCAGTTGAGTtgttctccttcaaaacattctttaaattgtcatggctaccatgttaatttttggtttcttttttaaacatgtccAAAACACGAGCGATCTTCATCAATAATCattattctatgtattttatctctatgatttTGCATTCAGAATATTACTCACATAGAGAGtgccataaaaattattatcatcgaGTATCATTATTACGGATACGTTGCTTTCAAATCGACTACAGTGAACAAGGGCACCATATAAGAAAATTCCTTTTGTCTTTGGTGGTATTTAGGCTCAAAGTTAGCCGACAGAGCACTGGCTAAGCGAGAAAAAGGCGTTTGTGTGCGATTTTCTTTATATCCATTATTTCCAGCGGTATTTCTGCACATGAACGATCaccaatttaattaaatttgaaatggtAGCCCTACTTaatagagagaaaaatattgaaaataactgCATACCGGTGCCAAAACCGAATGATAAGTGTGGGGGCTCATTAGCCCATTAAGGCagataagtaaattttttatgtcGCTATTTAGACCagttaatatattgaatatttaatttatttgatcttttgtttttgctaaGGATGGTCATGATGATCTAGATAATATCTTGTGAATACATTTTGATaagaagtaattttaaaataaatatttgtagctatattAATATGAAGAAGTTGAAAAATGGAGCCCTTAACGTAGTGTAACGAcatttttgacttcttttttatatagatatgcTTTCTTTATGTTATACTTAGTGATAGGATGTGTGcaaagaaataactaaatattttgattagaaaaggaaaagtgGTTGAGCGTGtgctttttattctttttgggGTGTGTAAATATCTCCcactaaaagaagaatttttgcctatttttggcgtaaattgtattttaaatgctttataaaataaatataaatgtttaaaatataattttgatattttttatgcactattttaaatatagaagattcaCTTTTCTATAGTgctaattcattttctcctcccaAAGTCATATAACAgggagctgatattaacaatgttcTTATTCgtgtaataccatatgtctcgctcccgccttcttgAAAGTTTCATTGTTTAACAACTGCTCTAATCAACCATAACATTTATCTATACATTGGCACTTCATCATTTACttgtcaataataattatagtaaagAATGGGGGTAAAGGATCCACGGGGTAGCGGGCTTGGGTGGTTAAATGCTATGAGTAAAAGGACGAGGGGTTAGATGTCCTGTTCCTGTTCTTTTAGATCTCATTCCTTTGAATGGAGGgaattccaattattttttccagGGCCTTCCAAACTCCAACTTGTATGGAAGGAAGTGAtctacttaattaatttttgatctggagagtgagacacattttttaatagcaactcaacaataaagttatataagttACGCCATTAACAACTCAATACATCCCTCGTTGTACGAGATAACTATTAGAAATAACCTAActagaccgaactaattcggtccaacaaaaatctTGGTCTGGACcgatctcaaagaaaaattcggtctagatcggtccaaaggaaaaattcggtcttgatCGGCCCAAAGGAAAaaaccgattttacagatagattatttataaaatgacatcatatgtatttcAAGTACAATCCtgtcatatgaagtttaaagaGAAATAGCTCgcatgaataaatttatgttatatgtatacagtatttgttctaaaaCATATCatatacttttgagattttcaaGGTTACCcaataattattctttgttaaatataatgaataaatcaatgatggttgatctagaaaaaaaagaaatttggtctctcataatatatatatgagaccaaaaaaatctGAGACCgcggtctggaccaaaatatcggtccagATTGGTCTAGAAATAATTACTTAAGAgctaactgaaaaaaaaatcggtgctggaccgagtctcaacactaatagatacccaataaactatattatacatatatacctatgtgAGGCAATCACAAGAAAACAACATGcgattgtttgttttttcttacatttaatCGATGTTAGTTTACTATTCTTTGCATAATACTctacaatttctattatataaatattttaaataacctcTATGGAATGGGCAAATTAGGATTAATTATCATGGAAATATCcccctaaaaaataatgtagctaTAATAGTTGGTACAGCTGAACATAATGGGAGGGGTACTCTAATTATAAATGAGAGGAATAACAACGTCAACAAGTCTTGCTAAGTTAAATTCTACAtgcaaaaaatctcaaattttacCGAAATTTCAAACTcgttaattgaattaattttgttttcaactaTTAGAATATGACTGTCCCTTGCACAGAGAGTATTTTTTATCTTgtccaaatttatttccaagttCTTCAGAGATATTTCATATGGCTAATGGTTTTTGCTTCTCAATATATGTTATTACCGTTTGTTTTGATCTAATCTGTACTCCCAACATGTATATCATCACCTAAAACCTTCTTCTCTtctaaaattatgatatttaccAACAATTGTAACTActctatataaaaatgtttatttttttaaaattatatatcatttcaaGTATATCAATCTCAAATTAGATTACAAGTGAAATTTATACTTAGCTCTCCAAGTTCAATTAATTGACTTTATTAATgttatctttttattgaatatttaaattttgtaatacaaTTAACAAAGAGGTAGGAATGACGCATAATGGAGAATTTGGAGGCTCAAAATGTGAATTCTCTCTCCCCTTATACTTTACGGATGGTTAGTGTTTATTTCATGTTTGATTGcttcagtttttaaaataaaaaaattactcaccTGCTAAAGTCACATTATTACTTAAACATGCATTATGAAGTCAAAACATATTGTAATTGAAACTtagttttatactttataatagaaataataataaaatatatattatgttctaCTTTTAGTGATGTTATACTATAATCCAGCTAAATAATCATTATGTTTGCATGTAAAGATGATGATTATTACGGATAATTATTCATCAGTTAACAATGAACTTCATACCAGCTATAACATGAGTCATCATATTAACTAAAGAGTTTACATGTTAGgtttagatttacaaaattatatcttgtgaattataagcaaatatatgtataaaatgattatcttaatttccatatatatttttcagtatgacaatataattgaagtttaaCCACTCTTTAGGTAtgtataacaataaatttaactagattaattactcaataaaaattacttattcacatctattcatatgtatattcttggattcttttttcaattacaaataaatttttaataaataaataatgtttggttaattattaataacaactaaatataatattttatatgataaatagcataaatatgactaaaaattttgtatttttctatcacaataaaaataacaatggaaaaattaattatagaactTGTCTCACACACTTTAATTCCTTCAgctaaaatatcatattattatttttttttttttaactaccaTTTATTTAAGTACCTCTTTAAACAGGTAGCACACGAGAAGGGGAGCGCGTgtgtctaaaataaatattttaaagttaatcaAATGATATAACACGCCATGTGCATCAAAGAAGGGGCatcatgttaatataattttccaatgtGTTTACTAAGAGATGCGTGGGACAGCTACTTCTCTGtatatgttcataaattaatagtaggaAGTCTGTTATGATGCACTCCAACTTCATATTTTCCTCCAACGCCGGGTCCATCATTATGAGTCAGTCACTCTCCGAAATCATCTCTCCAAAAGTACTGAACACTAAACCTTCTGCTGCCTTACGGAAGGGGACCACCCTGGGGTAACTATAGAATAGATGGCGACAGGACTTTTGACTTTACTAACATTAATCTAGTTGACAATAATTCTCTAGTAGGTTCGAGCTcttattatttggaaaaaatgaccCAGTAGCTAATTTATAGcgagacaactttttttttcgagtttgtGAAGGGATTTTGAAGAATGCATCCCACATTCTTTAAAATGTGGTGGTCGGGGTACATACTTAACTGCTCCATACGTCTTCCCATTAAATATCTTGGGTTATTCTCAAGGACTCTTCTAGAAAAGGCTCTCCTTACTCTGCTGATGCTCAATGTCGTCAGCACAATAATAATCGGCGTGAAGGGTTACAATTTCAGGTAGTATGTAATGAAGAACACTACATATCAGATCAACTCACGTCATTCGGGAAAATTAAAGGATAGAAAGCCCTCCTTGACTTCCCACAACTTCTTGGTGAGAGTTCGTGCGATTAGGCAACAACGTGACACACATCAggatattaattagttaatgcTATTTTGCTTTGcatatttgctattaaaaataataaaattaaagtaaatttaaccAAAATTAATCCGATGTGAAGTTAGTTAGTTAATTAGGATCTTATGAATTGTTAGAGAAAATTGAAGGGCAATTTTCCATGTATTAACAATTTCAATAGAACTAGCTTATGCCCTATCTCAATATTCTAAACTATCTCATATCAAACAATATCGTCAATCACAATATGTCGGGGATCAAGAAAAAATTCttactattttttaacaaagttaaaATGACATAGAatacttgaatattaaatttaaagactATTTTTCCCTTGGACTTAGATTATCGtgagaaatttttctttttgtaaatggtTTTACGTCCCCATATAAGGAATGAGCATCTATGTATGGCCTCatggaaaaatttgaatacaatttacACACATGctatatacaatttgttatattgACTTTGTATATTGAGATTCGTAACCTAATTTTTATGTCATGACAATAtatactatttgtatcatacaataaattataactaacattaagatgatattattttgattgaatcGTACCAAGTTAGAGCTTtattttggtgaaggaaagGATCTATGTGTAAATGGATTAAACTGACTCCATAATTACTATTTTGAACGATTATttcattaatgataataattagtaGAAGAGACAATTATTTGGTTGttgctacattattttttatgtacctattttttttaatgttcctttaattggttagatgggattaagtataagtaactATTATAGTATCAcgattactccatctaaccttgGAATCTTTTGTGAAATCtgcatacataaaatatatttctttctctagaaatGACCAGGTGCgaatctacgcacattgagttgaTGAGAATAATGTCTCTCGAGCGTGTTATccatgagctacgtcgattccTGTACCTCATTAATTTCAAATCATGTTTcagatcttttttaataatgttcatCCTGTTCCTTATCAAATTGTTGCAGTggacataaaaatgtacaaaaggGCCCTGCTGTGATCTACACTCGTTCCCTCACTATGAATGCTTAAAAAGTGACTGGCTTATAGCGATACCTAGGCAAGTTCGAGGAGTCTATACACCCTCTAAAAATTCATgagtttgttttctttctttttaagaCGATTATTCAAGATAAGCTTCGGAAGAGtcgaaaaaaacattaaaatcgttagaaatttaaaatatatttttcccctagaatatttttgtttacgGCCTTCAACATTGAAAATTCCTAGTTTACAGTGTTTTTAGCGGAAAATTCCCATGGTATGTTTCTATGTTTGAGAATTTCCAGAATGTTTTCAAGCCCGCTTATATTGTTCCAACCTAATGCTATCAATAAAAACTAGGGATGTACCGATACCGAATTGTCCGTCAATTCTGATACCATCTTTATGGACGATAccaattcattattataaataatggaatttcatacaaaataacaaattgtttactttttttaatgttgaacttttaa is part of the Lepeophtheirus salmonis unplaced genomic scaffold, UVic_Lsal_1.4 unplaced_contig_16816_pilon, whole genome shotgun sequence genome and harbors:
- the LOC121126005 gene encoding chymotrypsinogen A, whose protein sequence is MFVAFVLILTVLFRQTLSTCDCGLPNPKIPMIGDTSSETKPVFPHESIPWHVTIKKEAKQIECSGVIISEGYVLTDSLCFWISDEVQVYAEYKDMKFLQNVVGTVVMKEIGANVIKLSENLNLNENVMSACLPSDPVQSFIGKKGIVSHIFENQILYKDYVTIISNNDPKCDRSTNNICARTSTCYKSKGHPLVTLHNGKWTLVGINWENGCDNSNKDTAFGSIPKIANTLRDELKLDDSCSHVKNHPVVPKCDLNCLFHGLNSTLKDDKFSLFCKNGYCKIQNSTFDICDPKLCIIV